Proteins from one Mastacembelus armatus chromosome 16, fMasArm1.2, whole genome shotgun sequence genomic window:
- the esrp1 gene encoding epithelial splicing regulatory protein 1 isoform X2 — MTAQVDYLAVVFTATSGASGELLGSDEKELGQLVWQLVDVKNKKLGRVNELLIKPDLSDLTEEKGEEDVVEESVEEENGSGAECVYTATSLESALNLFHLQLTNEVNSVGTGTSVCLCTDGQLHIRQVIHPQAASKNILVPDCFYSFFDLRKEFKEHFPTSDLKALNVHFMVDSLNIPVEVPAMWATLDPSAILPAEIAVCHVQIMSSIILGLLSEPYCHMFSHSERVSEKFETGTCKMEKVCDNTVIRARGLPWQSSDQDIARFFRGLNIAKGGAALCLNAQGRRNGEALVRFVSEEHRDLALQRHKHHMGNRYIEVYKATGEDFLKIAGGTSNEVALFLSREDQIIVRMRGLPFTATHEQVLAFFSPGEDLKETCPVSGGKEGILFVRYPDGRPTGDAFVLFACEEHAQCALRKHKEILGKRYIELFKSTAAEVQQVLNRYSSAPLIPVAPAPLVSVLPTVSLLPPPGGVRDCLRLRGLPYTASIEDILTFLGEFTHDIRPHGVHMVLNQQGRPSGDCFIQMTSAERALQASQRLHKHVMSSQRGANSRYVEVFPCSAEEMGLVLMGGSLSHTHTHTHTRSRCGTGLSPPPCKSRRLSPPSYSFTPAPPVLPAEAAAALYPPIGQVLLAPRPLPPGHAYYPNTAQLYMNYTAYYPSPPGSPTTIGFFPSPSSLSSPGGLVRMPGLTYNSNGVKDLINAVQGYQYAPEDVIVHTPGPMHAHDPARTLLTQPKEWSPVESVSLLSSSLIGQSSGGDAPIMSIPALMTKPAGQYLDLTLL; from the exons ATGACGGCGCAGGTAGATTACCTGGCGGTGGTTTTCACCGCCACATCTGGCGCGAGTGGAGAGCTGTTGGGATCCGACGAAAAGGAGCTGGGGCAGCTGGTTTGGCAGCTGGTggatgtaaaaaacaaaaag TTGGGCAGGGTGAATGAGCTCCTCATTAAGCCTGACCTCTCAGACTTGACAGAAGAAAAGGGGGAGGAGGATGTGGTGGAGGAGAGTGTGGAAGAGGAGAATGGATCTGGAGCAGAATGTGTATATACAGCCACAAGTCTTGAGTCGGCTCTAAATCTG TTTCATTTACAACTGACAAATGAGGTTAACAGCGTCGGCACAGGCacgtcagtgtgtttgtgtacagacGGGCAGCTCCACATTCGTCAAGTGATTCACCCTCAGGCTGCGAGCAAG AACATCCTTGTTCCAGACTGTTTCTACTCTTTCTTCGACCTTCGGAAAGAGTTCAAGGAGCACTTCCCTACATCTGACCTCAAGGCCTTGAATGTACACTTCATGGTGGACT CTCTTAATATACCAGTTGAAGTGCCTGCCATGTGGGCCACCCTGGATCCATCAGCCATATTGCCTGCAGAAATAGCAGTATGCCATGTTCAGATCATGTCCAGCATTATCCTTGGCCTGCTTTCTGAGCCATATT GTCACATGTTTTCGCACTCAGAAAGAGTTAGTGAGAAGTTTGAGACGGGCACGTG TAAGATGGAGAAAGTGTGCGACAACACAGTGATCAGAGCCAGAGGGCTGCCATGGCAGTCTTCTGACCAGGACATTGCTCGATTCTTCAGAGGACTCAACATTGCCAA AGGAGGGGCTGCATTGTGTCTTAATGCCCAGGGGAGGAGGAACGGAGAAGCTCTTGTTCGTTTTGTCAGTGAGGAACACAGAGACTTGGCGCTACAGAGACATAAACACCACATGGGCAACAGATATATAGAG GTTTACAAAGCAACAGGAGAGGACTTCCTAAAGATAGCTGGAG GTACCTCCAATGAGGTGGCATTGTTCCTGTCCCGTGAAGACCAGATCATAGTGAGGATGCGAGGTCTTCCTTTCACCGCCACACACGAGCAGGTGCTTGCCTTCTTCTCTCCAGGGGAGGATCTTAAAGAGACGTGTCCAGTCAGTGGCGGGAAGGAGGGCATCCTATTTGTTCGCTACCCAGACGGACGTCCAACTGGGGATGCTTTTGTGTTATTTGCCTGTGAGGAACACGCCCAATGTGCTCTAAGGAAACACAAGGAAATCCTGGGGAAAAGATATATTGAGCTGTTTAAGAGTACAGCAGCAGAGGTCCAACAG gtgtTGAACCGGTACTCTTCAGCCCCCCTGATCCCTGTTGCACCTGCCCCTTTGGTATCAGTGCTTCCCACAGTGTCTCTCCTGCCCCCACCTGGAGGTGTGAGGGACTGTCTAAGGCTGAGGGGGCTACCTTACACTGCAAGCATAGAGGATATCCTCACCTTCTTGGGCGAGTTTACACATGATATCAGACCACATGGTGTACACATGGTCCTCAACCAGCAG GGTCGCCCATCAGGTGACTGCTTCATCCAGATGACCTCAGCAGAGCGAGCACTTCAGGCCTCACAGCGACTACACAAGCATGTGATGTCCAGCCAGCGTGGGGCGAACAGCCGCTATGTGGAAGTGTTTCCCTGCAGCGCTGAGGAAATGGGCCTAGTTCTGATGGGAGgctcgctctcacacacacatacacacacacatacccggAGCAGATGTGGGACAGGGCTCAGCCCGCCGCCATGTAAGTCAAGAC GTTTGTCTCCACCATCCTACTCCTTCACCCCTGCACCACCTGTCCTGCCtgcagaggctgctgctgccCTCTACCCTCCCATTGGTCAGGTGTTGCTGGCCCCCCGCCCCCTGCCACCAGGACATGCCTACTACCCCAACACAGCTCAGCTGTACATGAACTACACAGCCTACTACCCCAG tCCACCTGGCTCACCCACCACCATCGGTTTcttcccctccccctcctccctctcctctccaggGGGGTTGGTGCGCATGCCAGGTTTGACCTACAACAGCAATGGAGTCAAAGACCTCATTAATGCAGTCCAGGGGTACCAG TACGCCCCTGAGGATGTTATCGTGCACACCCCCGGGCCCATGCATGCTCATGACCCAGCCAGGACATTGCTTACGCAGCCCAAAGAATGG AGCCCCGTGGAGTCCGTTTCCCTTCTGAGCAGCAGTCTGATTGGTCAGTCCAGTGGAGGTGATGCTCCCATCATGTCCATTCCTGCCCTCATGACCAAACCAGCAGGGCAGTACCTGGACCTGACCCTGCTGTAG
- the esrp1 gene encoding epithelial splicing regulatory protein 1 isoform X5, translating into MTAQVDYLAVVFTATSGASGELLGSDEKELGQLVWQLVDVKNKKLGRVNELLIKPDLSDLTEEKGEEDVVEESVEEENGSGAECVYTATSLESALNLFHLQLTNEVNSVGTGTSVCLCTDGQLHIRQVIHPQAASKNILVPDCFYSFFDLRKEFKEHFPTSDLKALNVHFMVDSLNIPVEVPAMWATLDPSAILPAEIAVCHVQIMSSIILGLLSEPYCHMFSHSERVSEKFETGTCSKMEKVCDNTVIRARGLPWQSSDQDIARFFRGLNIAKGGAALCLNAQGRRNGEALVRFVSEEHRDLALQRHKHHMGNRYIEVYKATGEDFLKIAGGTSNEVALFLSREDQIIVRMRGLPFTATHEQVLAFFSPGEDLKETCPVSGGKEGILFVRYPDGRPTGDAFVLFACEEHAQCALRKHKEILGKRYIELFKSTAAEVQQVLNRYSSAPLIPVAPAPLVSVLPTVSLLPPPGGVRDCLRLRGLPYTASIEDILTFLGEFTHDIRPHGVHMVLNQQGRPSGDCFIQMTSAERALQASQRLHKHVMSSQRGANSRYVEVFPCSAEEMGLVLMGGSLSHTHTHTHTRSRCGTGLSPPPCKSRRLSPPSYSFTPAPPVLPAEAAAALYPPIGQVLLAPRPLPPGHAYYPNTAQLYMNYTAYYPSPPGSPTTIGFFPSPSSLSSPGGLVRMPGLTYNSNGVKDLINAVQGYQYAPEDVIVHTPGPMHAHDPARTLLTQPKEWVCI; encoded by the exons ATGACGGCGCAGGTAGATTACCTGGCGGTGGTTTTCACCGCCACATCTGGCGCGAGTGGAGAGCTGTTGGGATCCGACGAAAAGGAGCTGGGGCAGCTGGTTTGGCAGCTGGTggatgtaaaaaacaaaaag TTGGGCAGGGTGAATGAGCTCCTCATTAAGCCTGACCTCTCAGACTTGACAGAAGAAAAGGGGGAGGAGGATGTGGTGGAGGAGAGTGTGGAAGAGGAGAATGGATCTGGAGCAGAATGTGTATATACAGCCACAAGTCTTGAGTCGGCTCTAAATCTG TTTCATTTACAACTGACAAATGAGGTTAACAGCGTCGGCACAGGCacgtcagtgtgtttgtgtacagacGGGCAGCTCCACATTCGTCAAGTGATTCACCCTCAGGCTGCGAGCAAG AACATCCTTGTTCCAGACTGTTTCTACTCTTTCTTCGACCTTCGGAAAGAGTTCAAGGAGCACTTCCCTACATCTGACCTCAAGGCCTTGAATGTACACTTCATGGTGGACT CTCTTAATATACCAGTTGAAGTGCCTGCCATGTGGGCCACCCTGGATCCATCAGCCATATTGCCTGCAGAAATAGCAGTATGCCATGTTCAGATCATGTCCAGCATTATCCTTGGCCTGCTTTCTGAGCCATATT GTCACATGTTTTCGCACTCAGAAAGAGTTAGTGAGAAGTTTGAGACGGGCACGTG cagTAAGATGGAGAAAGTGTGCGACAACACAGTGATCAGAGCCAGAGGGCTGCCATGGCAGTCTTCTGACCAGGACATTGCTCGATTCTTCAGAGGACTCAACATTGCCAA AGGAGGGGCTGCATTGTGTCTTAATGCCCAGGGGAGGAGGAACGGAGAAGCTCTTGTTCGTTTTGTCAGTGAGGAACACAGAGACTTGGCGCTACAGAGACATAAACACCACATGGGCAACAGATATATAGAG GTTTACAAAGCAACAGGAGAGGACTTCCTAAAGATAGCTGGAG GTACCTCCAATGAGGTGGCATTGTTCCTGTCCCGTGAAGACCAGATCATAGTGAGGATGCGAGGTCTTCCTTTCACCGCCACACACGAGCAGGTGCTTGCCTTCTTCTCTCCAGGGGAGGATCTTAAAGAGACGTGTCCAGTCAGTGGCGGGAAGGAGGGCATCCTATTTGTTCGCTACCCAGACGGACGTCCAACTGGGGATGCTTTTGTGTTATTTGCCTGTGAGGAACACGCCCAATGTGCTCTAAGGAAACACAAGGAAATCCTGGGGAAAAGATATATTGAGCTGTTTAAGAGTACAGCAGCAGAGGTCCAACAG gtgtTGAACCGGTACTCTTCAGCCCCCCTGATCCCTGTTGCACCTGCCCCTTTGGTATCAGTGCTTCCCACAGTGTCTCTCCTGCCCCCACCTGGAGGTGTGAGGGACTGTCTAAGGCTGAGGGGGCTACCTTACACTGCAAGCATAGAGGATATCCTCACCTTCTTGGGCGAGTTTACACATGATATCAGACCACATGGTGTACACATGGTCCTCAACCAGCAG GGTCGCCCATCAGGTGACTGCTTCATCCAGATGACCTCAGCAGAGCGAGCACTTCAGGCCTCACAGCGACTACACAAGCATGTGATGTCCAGCCAGCGTGGGGCGAACAGCCGCTATGTGGAAGTGTTTCCCTGCAGCGCTGAGGAAATGGGCCTAGTTCTGATGGGAGgctcgctctcacacacacatacacacacacatacccggAGCAGATGTGGGACAGGGCTCAGCCCGCCGCCATGTAAGTCAAGAC GTTTGTCTCCACCATCCTACTCCTTCACCCCTGCACCACCTGTCCTGCCtgcagaggctgctgctgccCTCTACCCTCCCATTGGTCAGGTGTTGCTGGCCCCCCGCCCCCTGCCACCAGGACATGCCTACTACCCCAACACAGCTCAGCTGTACATGAACTACACAGCCTACTACCCCAG tCCACCTGGCTCACCCACCACCATCGGTTTcttcccctccccctcctccctctcctctccaggGGGGTTGGTGCGCATGCCAGGTTTGACCTACAACAGCAATGGAGTCAAAGACCTCATTAATGCAGTCCAGGGGTACCAG TACGCCCCTGAGGATGTTATCGTGCACACCCCCGGGCCCATGCATGCTCATGACCCAGCCAGGACATTGCTTACGCAGCCCAAAGAATGGGTGTGTATTTAA
- the esrp1 gene encoding epithelial splicing regulatory protein 1 isoform X6, which yields MTAQVDYLAVVFTATSGASGELLGSDEKELGQLVWQLVDVKNKKLGRVNELLIKPDLSDLTEEKGEEDVVEESVEEENGSGAECVYTATSLESALNLFHLQLTNEVNSVGTGTSVCLCTDGQLHIRQVIHPQAASKNILVPDCFYSFFDLRKEFKEHFPTSDLKALNVHFMVDSLNIPVEVPAMWATLDPSAILPAEIAVCHVQIMSSIILGLLSEPYCHMFSHSERVSEKFETGTCSKMEKVCDNTVIRARGLPWQSSDQDIARFFRGLNIAKGGAALCLNAQGRRNGEALVRFVSEEHRDLALQRHKHHMGNRYIEVYKATGEDFLKIAGGTSNEVALFLSREDQIIVRMRGLPFTATHEQVLAFFSPGEDLKETCPVSGGKEGILFVRYPDGRPTGDAFVLFACEEHAQCALRKHKEILGKRYIELFKSTAAEVQQVLNRYSSAPLIPVAPAPLVSVLPTVSLLPPPGGVRDCLRLRGLPYTASIEDILTFLGEFTHDIRPHGVHMVLNQQGRPSGDCFIQMTSAERALQASQRLHKHVMSSQRGANSRYVEVFPCSAEEMGLVLMGGSLSHTHTHTHTRSRCGTGLSPPPCLSPPSYSFTPAPPVLPAEAAAALYPPIGQVLLAPRPLPPGHAYYPNTAQLYMNYTAYYPSPPGSPTTIGFFPSPSSLSSPGGLVRMPGLTYNSNGVKDLINAVQGYQYAPEDVIVHTPGPMHAHDPARTLLTQPKEWVCI from the exons ATGACGGCGCAGGTAGATTACCTGGCGGTGGTTTTCACCGCCACATCTGGCGCGAGTGGAGAGCTGTTGGGATCCGACGAAAAGGAGCTGGGGCAGCTGGTTTGGCAGCTGGTggatgtaaaaaacaaaaag TTGGGCAGGGTGAATGAGCTCCTCATTAAGCCTGACCTCTCAGACTTGACAGAAGAAAAGGGGGAGGAGGATGTGGTGGAGGAGAGTGTGGAAGAGGAGAATGGATCTGGAGCAGAATGTGTATATACAGCCACAAGTCTTGAGTCGGCTCTAAATCTG TTTCATTTACAACTGACAAATGAGGTTAACAGCGTCGGCACAGGCacgtcagtgtgtttgtgtacagacGGGCAGCTCCACATTCGTCAAGTGATTCACCCTCAGGCTGCGAGCAAG AACATCCTTGTTCCAGACTGTTTCTACTCTTTCTTCGACCTTCGGAAAGAGTTCAAGGAGCACTTCCCTACATCTGACCTCAAGGCCTTGAATGTACACTTCATGGTGGACT CTCTTAATATACCAGTTGAAGTGCCTGCCATGTGGGCCACCCTGGATCCATCAGCCATATTGCCTGCAGAAATAGCAGTATGCCATGTTCAGATCATGTCCAGCATTATCCTTGGCCTGCTTTCTGAGCCATATT GTCACATGTTTTCGCACTCAGAAAGAGTTAGTGAGAAGTTTGAGACGGGCACGTG cagTAAGATGGAGAAAGTGTGCGACAACACAGTGATCAGAGCCAGAGGGCTGCCATGGCAGTCTTCTGACCAGGACATTGCTCGATTCTTCAGAGGACTCAACATTGCCAA AGGAGGGGCTGCATTGTGTCTTAATGCCCAGGGGAGGAGGAACGGAGAAGCTCTTGTTCGTTTTGTCAGTGAGGAACACAGAGACTTGGCGCTACAGAGACATAAACACCACATGGGCAACAGATATATAGAG GTTTACAAAGCAACAGGAGAGGACTTCCTAAAGATAGCTGGAG GTACCTCCAATGAGGTGGCATTGTTCCTGTCCCGTGAAGACCAGATCATAGTGAGGATGCGAGGTCTTCCTTTCACCGCCACACACGAGCAGGTGCTTGCCTTCTTCTCTCCAGGGGAGGATCTTAAAGAGACGTGTCCAGTCAGTGGCGGGAAGGAGGGCATCCTATTTGTTCGCTACCCAGACGGACGTCCAACTGGGGATGCTTTTGTGTTATTTGCCTGTGAGGAACACGCCCAATGTGCTCTAAGGAAACACAAGGAAATCCTGGGGAAAAGATATATTGAGCTGTTTAAGAGTACAGCAGCAGAGGTCCAACAG gtgtTGAACCGGTACTCTTCAGCCCCCCTGATCCCTGTTGCACCTGCCCCTTTGGTATCAGTGCTTCCCACAGTGTCTCTCCTGCCCCCACCTGGAGGTGTGAGGGACTGTCTAAGGCTGAGGGGGCTACCTTACACTGCAAGCATAGAGGATATCCTCACCTTCTTGGGCGAGTTTACACATGATATCAGACCACATGGTGTACACATGGTCCTCAACCAGCAG GGTCGCCCATCAGGTGACTGCTTCATCCAGATGACCTCAGCAGAGCGAGCACTTCAGGCCTCACAGCGACTACACAAGCATGTGATGTCCAGCCAGCGTGGGGCGAACAGCCGCTATGTGGAAGTGTTTCCCTGCAGCGCTGAGGAAATGGGCCTAGTTCTGATGGGAGgctcgctctcacacacacatacacacacacatacccggAGCAGATGTGGGACAGGGCTCAGCCCGCCGCCAT GTTTGTCTCCACCATCCTACTCCTTCACCCCTGCACCACCTGTCCTGCCtgcagaggctgctgctgccCTCTACCCTCCCATTGGTCAGGTGTTGCTGGCCCCCCGCCCCCTGCCACCAGGACATGCCTACTACCCCAACACAGCTCAGCTGTACATGAACTACACAGCCTACTACCCCAG tCCACCTGGCTCACCCACCACCATCGGTTTcttcccctccccctcctccctctcctctccaggGGGGTTGGTGCGCATGCCAGGTTTGACCTACAACAGCAATGGAGTCAAAGACCTCATTAATGCAGTCCAGGGGTACCAG TACGCCCCTGAGGATGTTATCGTGCACACCCCCGGGCCCATGCATGCTCATGACCCAGCCAGGACATTGCTTACGCAGCCCAAAGAATGGGTGTGTATTTAA
- the esrp1 gene encoding epithelial splicing regulatory protein 1 isoform X3, which produces MTAQVDYLAVVFTATSGASGELLGSDEKELGQLVWQLVDVKNKKLGRVNELLIKPDLSDLTEEKGEEDVVEESVEEENGSGAECVYTATSLESALNLFHLQLTNEVNSVGTGTSVCLCTDGQLHIRQVIHPQAASKNILVPDCFYSFFDLRKEFKEHFPTSDLKALNVHFMVDSLNIPVEVPAMWATLDPSAILPAEIAVCHVQIMSSIILGLLSEPYCHMFSHSERVSEKFETGTCSKMEKVCDNTVIRARGLPWQSSDQDIARFFRGLNIAKGGAALCLNAQGRRNGEALVRFVSEEHRDLALQRHKHHMGNRYIEVYKATGEDFLKIAGGTSNEVALFLSREDQIIVRMRGLPFTATHEQVLAFFSPGEDLKETCPVSGGKEGILFVRYPDGRPTGDAFVLFACEEHAQCALRKHKEILGKRYIELFKSTAAEVQQVLNRYSSAPLIPVAPAPLVSVLPTVSLLPPPGGVRDCLRLRGLPYTASIEDILTFLGEFTHDIRPHGVHMVLNQQGRPSGDCFIQMTSAERALQASQRLHKHVMSSQRGANSRYVEVFPCSAEEMGLVLMGGSLSHTHTHTHTRSRCGTGLSPPPCLSPPSYSFTPAPPVLPAEAAAALYPPIGQVLLAPRPLPPGHAYYPNTAQLYMNYTAYYPSPPGSPTTIGFFPSPSSLSSPGGLVRMPGLTYNSNGVKDLINAVQGYQYAPEDVIVHTPGPMHAHDPARTLLTQPKEWSPVESVSLLSSSLIGQSSGGDAPIMSIPALMTKPAGQYLDLTLL; this is translated from the exons ATGACGGCGCAGGTAGATTACCTGGCGGTGGTTTTCACCGCCACATCTGGCGCGAGTGGAGAGCTGTTGGGATCCGACGAAAAGGAGCTGGGGCAGCTGGTTTGGCAGCTGGTggatgtaaaaaacaaaaag TTGGGCAGGGTGAATGAGCTCCTCATTAAGCCTGACCTCTCAGACTTGACAGAAGAAAAGGGGGAGGAGGATGTGGTGGAGGAGAGTGTGGAAGAGGAGAATGGATCTGGAGCAGAATGTGTATATACAGCCACAAGTCTTGAGTCGGCTCTAAATCTG TTTCATTTACAACTGACAAATGAGGTTAACAGCGTCGGCACAGGCacgtcagtgtgtttgtgtacagacGGGCAGCTCCACATTCGTCAAGTGATTCACCCTCAGGCTGCGAGCAAG AACATCCTTGTTCCAGACTGTTTCTACTCTTTCTTCGACCTTCGGAAAGAGTTCAAGGAGCACTTCCCTACATCTGACCTCAAGGCCTTGAATGTACACTTCATGGTGGACT CTCTTAATATACCAGTTGAAGTGCCTGCCATGTGGGCCACCCTGGATCCATCAGCCATATTGCCTGCAGAAATAGCAGTATGCCATGTTCAGATCATGTCCAGCATTATCCTTGGCCTGCTTTCTGAGCCATATT GTCACATGTTTTCGCACTCAGAAAGAGTTAGTGAGAAGTTTGAGACGGGCACGTG cagTAAGATGGAGAAAGTGTGCGACAACACAGTGATCAGAGCCAGAGGGCTGCCATGGCAGTCTTCTGACCAGGACATTGCTCGATTCTTCAGAGGACTCAACATTGCCAA AGGAGGGGCTGCATTGTGTCTTAATGCCCAGGGGAGGAGGAACGGAGAAGCTCTTGTTCGTTTTGTCAGTGAGGAACACAGAGACTTGGCGCTACAGAGACATAAACACCACATGGGCAACAGATATATAGAG GTTTACAAAGCAACAGGAGAGGACTTCCTAAAGATAGCTGGAG GTACCTCCAATGAGGTGGCATTGTTCCTGTCCCGTGAAGACCAGATCATAGTGAGGATGCGAGGTCTTCCTTTCACCGCCACACACGAGCAGGTGCTTGCCTTCTTCTCTCCAGGGGAGGATCTTAAAGAGACGTGTCCAGTCAGTGGCGGGAAGGAGGGCATCCTATTTGTTCGCTACCCAGACGGACGTCCAACTGGGGATGCTTTTGTGTTATTTGCCTGTGAGGAACACGCCCAATGTGCTCTAAGGAAACACAAGGAAATCCTGGGGAAAAGATATATTGAGCTGTTTAAGAGTACAGCAGCAGAGGTCCAACAG gtgtTGAACCGGTACTCTTCAGCCCCCCTGATCCCTGTTGCACCTGCCCCTTTGGTATCAGTGCTTCCCACAGTGTCTCTCCTGCCCCCACCTGGAGGTGTGAGGGACTGTCTAAGGCTGAGGGGGCTACCTTACACTGCAAGCATAGAGGATATCCTCACCTTCTTGGGCGAGTTTACACATGATATCAGACCACATGGTGTACACATGGTCCTCAACCAGCAG GGTCGCCCATCAGGTGACTGCTTCATCCAGATGACCTCAGCAGAGCGAGCACTTCAGGCCTCACAGCGACTACACAAGCATGTGATGTCCAGCCAGCGTGGGGCGAACAGCCGCTATGTGGAAGTGTTTCCCTGCAGCGCTGAGGAAATGGGCCTAGTTCTGATGGGAGgctcgctctcacacacacatacacacacacatacccggAGCAGATGTGGGACAGGGCTCAGCCCGCCGCCAT GTTTGTCTCCACCATCCTACTCCTTCACCCCTGCACCACCTGTCCTGCCtgcagaggctgctgctgccCTCTACCCTCCCATTGGTCAGGTGTTGCTGGCCCCCCGCCCCCTGCCACCAGGACATGCCTACTACCCCAACACAGCTCAGCTGTACATGAACTACACAGCCTACTACCCCAG tCCACCTGGCTCACCCACCACCATCGGTTTcttcccctccccctcctccctctcctctccaggGGGGTTGGTGCGCATGCCAGGTTTGACCTACAACAGCAATGGAGTCAAAGACCTCATTAATGCAGTCCAGGGGTACCAG TACGCCCCTGAGGATGTTATCGTGCACACCCCCGGGCCCATGCATGCTCATGACCCAGCCAGGACATTGCTTACGCAGCCCAAAGAATGG AGCCCCGTGGAGTCCGTTTCCCTTCTGAGCAGCAGTCTGATTGGTCAGTCCAGTGGAGGTGATGCTCCCATCATGTCCATTCCTGCCCTCATGACCAAACCAGCAGGGCAGTACCTGGACCTGACCCTGCTGTAG